The Methanobrevibacter ruminantium genomic sequence CCTGTTCTTCTGGAGTCAATTGTTGGTGTGTAGTAGAAGCTGGGTGGATAACTAAACTTTTTGCATCACCAATATTAGCAAGTAAAGATAACAATTCCACATTATCAATGAATTCTTTTCCTGCTTCAAGTCCACCTTTAACACCGAATGTTAATAGAGCACCATATTGATCTCCTAAGTATTTTTTAGCAGTTTCATGTGTTGGATGGCTTTCAAGTCCAGGATAACTTACCCAACTTACTGCAGGGTGTTGTTCTAAATGTTTAGCTACTTTTAATGCATTTTCAGAATGTTTAGCCATTCGGATGGATAAAGTTTCTAAACCTTGCAAGAATATGAAACTGTGAACTGGAGCAAGGGTTGCACCTAAGTCTCTTAATAATCTTGCTCTAATACGAAGAGTGTAAGCAATATTTCCAAGACCTGGGAAATCACCGAATACTTCCCAATAGTTTAGACCATGATAACTTGGATCTGGTTCAGAAAGGGTAGGGAATTTACCATTACCCCAATTGAATTTACCGCTATCGACAATATATCCTCCTACAGCAGTACCATGACCTCCAACAAACTTGGTTGCAGAAGCTGCAATTACATCTGCTCCATGTTCTAAAGGTCTTACTAATCCAACAGCAGCAGTATTATCAACCACTAATGGAATATCATGAGAATGAGCGATTTCAGCTAGTTTTTCAAATTCAGGAACATCCAATTTTGGATTTCCGATAGATTCCACATAAATTGCTTTTGTCTTATCAGTAATAGCAGCTTCAAAAGCATCTAAATCTTGAGAATCTACAAAGATAACATTACGTGCCAAATCTTTAAAAGTGTAAT encodes the following:
- a CDS encoding O-acetylhomoserine aminocarboxypropyltransferase/cysteine synthase family protein, which translates into the protein MANKNYGLSTLGLHAGQEEPDPATGSRVVPIYQTSSYVFKDTDEAANRFALQEFGQIYGRLTNPTSDAFEARIAAIEGGNSAISAASGLAAITYALLNITQPGDEIVSADNLYGGTYQLFDYTFKDLARNVIFVDSQDLDAFEAAITDKTKAIYVESIGNPKLDVPEFEKLAEIAHSHDIPLVVDNTAAVGLVRPLEHGADVIAASATKFVGGHGTAVGGYIVDSGKFNWGNGKFPTLSEPDPSYHGLNYWEVFGDFPGLGNIAYTLRIRARLLRDLGATLAPVHSFIFLQGLETLSIRMAKHSENALKVAKHLEQHPAVSWVSYPGLESHPTHETAKKYLGDQYGALLTFGVKGGLEAGKEFIDNVELLSLLANIGDAKSLVIHPASTTHQQLTPEEQESTGVTPDLIRVSVGLEDVEDIIADIDQALDKVTAKFGE